A single Lolium perenne isolate Kyuss_39 chromosome 6, Kyuss_2.0, whole genome shotgun sequence DNA region contains:
- the LOC127307612 gene encoding ADP-ribosylation factor GTPase-activating protein AGD12 isoform X2, translated as MSVTLDKWTDDDINFMIEVGGNSQANAIYEAFLPKGYSKPHPDSAQEERQNFIKSKYELQEFLQPSLRIVSNYPSDVGKQAASTPHSGSSKSEIGMVEFIGILNVKVIGGTKLAVRDMYSSDPYVVLTLGQQKAQTSVIKRNLNPVWNEELKLSVPRQYGPLKLQVLDHDMVSKDDVMGEAEIDLQPMINAAAAYGDPEHLGDMQIGRWLKSADNALTTDSAVMITGGKVKQEVSLKLQRTESGEVTLSMQWIALNM; from the exons ATGTCAGTGACACTAGATAAGTGGACTGACGATGATATTAACTTCATGATAGAAGTTGGTGGAAACTCGCAAGCCAATGCAATCTACGAGGCCTTTCTCCCAAAGGGCTACAGCAAGCCACATCCAGATTCTGCCCAGGAAGAGCGACAGAATTTCATCAA GTCAAAATATGAGCTCCAGGAATTTCTGCAGCCCAGCCTACGGATCGTCTCTAATTATCCTAGTGATGTCGGAAAACAAGCAGCCAGCACCCCACATTCTGGTAGCTCCAAAAGTGAG ATTGGAATGGTTGAGTTCATCGGAATACTAAATGTCAAAGTTATTGGAGGTACCAAATTAGCTGTCAGGGATATGTATAGCAGCGATCCTTATGTAGTCTTGACCCTTGGACAGCAG AAAGCGCAGACTTCAGTGATCAAAAGAAACCTGAATCCTGTCTGGAATGAAGAACTCAAGCTCTCTGTTCCTCGGCAATACGGACCTCTGAAACTG CAAGTGCTGGACCATGACATGGTATCCAAGGACGACGTGATGGGGGAGGCCGAGATCGACCTGCAGCCCATGATTAACGCGGCAGCAGCATACGGTGATCCAGAACACCTCGGCGACATGCAGATCGGCCGGTGGCTCAAGTCAGCTGACAACGCTCTCACCACCGACAGCGCTGTCATGATAACAGGGGGAAAGGTGAAGCAGGAGGTCTCCTTGAAACTGCAGCGCACTGAGTCAGGGGAGGTGACGCTGTCCATGCAATGGATAGCTCTAAACATGTAA
- the LOC139829664 gene encoding probable calcium-binding protein CML21 — MGGVVGKGDTPRHSSAATKLEQKMVEAMQQRAQEGTSLRSFNSVIMKFPKIDESLRNCRIIFQQFDEDSNGEIDQLELKHCFQKLDISFTDEEIKDLFEACDIYEHMGMKFNEFIVFLCLVYLLNDPAVSEARKRMGLGNLEPTFETLVDAFVFLDKNKDGYVSKSEVIEAINETSAGERSSGRIGVKRFEEMDWDKNGTVTFKEFLFAFTRWVGLDENEDDDDDE, encoded by the exons ATGGGGGGTGTAGTCGGAAAGGGAGACACCCCAAGGCACAGTTCAGCAGCAACAAAGTTAGAGCAGAAGATGGTTGAGGCCATGCAGCAGAGGGCACAGGAAGGGACTTCTCTGAGATCATTCAATAGTGTCATTATGAAGTTCCCTAAAATTGACGAGAGTTTGAGGAACTGCAGGATTATCTTTCAGCAATTTG ATGAAGATTCAAATGGTGAAATAGATCAACTGGAACTGAAGCATTGTTTCCAAAAGCTGGATATCTCATTCACAGATGAGGAGATAAAGGATCTATTTGAGGCGTGTGACATTTATGAACATATGGGCATGAAGTTTAATGAGTTCATTGTCTTCCTGTGCCTTGTTTATCTTCTCAATGATCCAGCTGTGTCAGAAGCA AGAAAAAGAATGGGACTCGGTAACCTTGAGCCTACTTTTGAGACACTGGTTGACGCATTTGTCTTCTTGGATAAGAACAAAGATGGATATGTCAGTAAGAGTGAGGTGATAGAAGCGATCAATGAGACCTCTGCAGGAGAGCGTTCTTCTGGGCGCATAGGCGTGAAAAGATTTG AGGAAATGGATTGGGACAAGAACGGAACTGTAACCTTCAAGGAGTTTCTGTTTGCTTTTACTCGCTGGGTGGGGCTTGACGAGAATGAagatgacgacgatgatgaatGA
- the LOC127307612 gene encoding ADP-ribosylation factor GTPase-activating protein AGD12 isoform X1: MAKLKALLQKRENRICADCGAPDPKWASANIGVFICVKCSGVHRSLGTHISKVMSVTLDKWTDDDINFMIEVGGNSQANAIYEAFLPKGYSKPHPDSAQEERQNFIKSKYELQEFLQPSLRIVSNYPSDVGKQAASTPHSGSSKSEIGMVEFIGILNVKVIGGTKLAVRDMYSSDPYVVLTLGQQKAQTSVIKRNLNPVWNEELKLSVPRQYGPLKLQVLDHDMVSKDDVMGEAEIDLQPMINAAAAYGDPEHLGDMQIGRWLKSADNALTTDSAVMITGGKVKQEVSLKLQRTESGEVTLSMQWIALNM, encoded by the exons ATGGCAAAGCTGAAGGCATTGTTACAGAAAAGGGAAAATCGCATTTGCGCTGACTGCGGCGCACCTGATCCCAAATGGGC ATCAGCTAACATTGGTGTATTCATATGCGTAAAATGTTCTGGCGTTCACAGAAGCCTTGGCACACATATCTCAAAG GTCATGTCAGTGACACTAGATAAGTGGACTGACGATGATATTAACTTCATGATAGAAGTTGGTGGAAACTCGCAAGCCAATGCAATCTACGAGGCCTTTCTCCCAAAGGGCTACAGCAAGCCACATCCAGATTCTGCCCAGGAAGAGCGACAGAATTTCATCAA GTCAAAATATGAGCTCCAGGAATTTCTGCAGCCCAGCCTACGGATCGTCTCTAATTATCCTAGTGATGTCGGAAAACAAGCAGCCAGCACCCCACATTCTGGTAGCTCCAAAAGTGAG ATTGGAATGGTTGAGTTCATCGGAATACTAAATGTCAAAGTTATTGGAGGTACCAAATTAGCTGTCAGGGATATGTATAGCAGCGATCCTTATGTAGTCTTGACCCTTGGACAGCAG AAAGCGCAGACTTCAGTGATCAAAAGAAACCTGAATCCTGTCTGGAATGAAGAACTCAAGCTCTCTGTTCCTCGGCAATACGGACCTCTGAAACTG CAAGTGCTGGACCATGACATGGTATCCAAGGACGACGTGATGGGGGAGGCCGAGATCGACCTGCAGCCCATGATTAACGCGGCAGCAGCATACGGTGATCCAGAACACCTCGGCGACATGCAGATCGGCCGGTGGCTCAAGTCAGCTGACAACGCTCTCACCACCGACAGCGCTGTCATGATAACAGGGGGAAAGGTGAAGCAGGAGGTCTCCTTGAAACTGCAGCGCACTGAGTCAGGGGAGGTGACGCTGTCCATGCAATGGATAGCTCTAAACATGTAA